ACGTCGTCGTCGTCCTCGGCACCGAGGCCAAGCTGGAACAACGCGAGGGCATCCGCTACGAACTCTGGGAAACGGACGAGCCGTCTGAACTCGGCATCGAAGGCATGGAACGCATGCGCCTGGTGCGTGACGACATCCTTGGCCGGGTGCGGAACCTGCACGGGGACCTCGCCTCTTCCTGACGGCCTTGTTCGGAGGGAACCAGAACGAAGCCGACGGCCGCGGACCGGCAGCCGCCCCGCCGGCAAAAATGCTTGGCCTACCCGAGCGCGAATACGTACACTTATCACATTCAACCGGCGGACTGGGGACCGCAATTATGCTCCTCCTGAGGGAGCCTCGTAAGGCGCGAAGGCGGCACCCATGGACGCGGACCGGACGTTTTCCCGCAGCATCCGCCAAGAACTGCGCCACCTGGAACTGCAGCTCCAGGTTTTGGAGATCATCGATGAGATCCTCAGCGGAACCGCCCCCGACGAAGCCGACGCCCGGAGCTCCCTGAGAATGCATGTCAGCCGCAACCCCGGCCAGCCGCAGCGCGCCCTGCTGCTGCACATGTTGAGCGTTGAACGCTCCGACCACGGCTGACTCAGAAAAAACACCCTCCTGAAACACTCCGGCAACTTCGTCAGGGCAAGCGGGGCCTACGGGGACACAACAGCAGGAGGCAGCCCAATGGAAGCACAAGGAGTACGTACCGGTCAGCTCCGCATCGGAGACCACATCGAGGCGTGGCACAGGGGCAAGCTGTTCCACCGGGGCCGGGTTACCGGCGTCGTACCCGCCCTGGAACTGTTCTGGATCCTGGACACGAGGACTGGCACGCGCAAGCTGCTGGACCCCGAAGCCCTTGAAATCCGGCACGTCGAGGCACCCGCCGAAACACTAAACCGGCTTTCACCGGCATAAATCCCGGGCGGGCGGGTACGGTCAGTGCTTAGAATGATGCCGTTGCGGCAGAAACCACGACCAAGGAGCACACCGTGATTGGATTCATCGTTGCCGGCCTGATTATCGGCGCACTGGCCCGCCTCATCAAGCCGGGCAAGCAGAACCTGGGACTGCTCGCCACTCTCCTGCTGGGCCTTGCCGGCTCGGTGATCGGCGGAGTGGTGGCGTCCCTGCTGGGAACCGGGGACATTTTCGAGCTGAACTTCCTGGGCTTCATTGTGGCCGTCATCGCCGCGGTGCTCCTGGTGGGCACAGCCGAAGCCATTGCCGGCCGCCGGAAGTCAGTGCGCCGCTGAGCTGAACCAAAAACGCGGGTCACTCCCCGCCCATTTCCAGAAGGAATTGGGCGGGAAGTGACCCGCGTTGCTTCTTAAGTGCCAGCCTTCGGGAAGGCTGTCAGGAGCGGTCCTGGTAAACGTCCGGGATGCCGTCCTGGTCCGCATCGATTTTCTCGAGCTCCTCGGCCTCCCGGTACTGGCGGTTCCTGGTCCGCAGCACCACGGTTGCCAGCACGGCCGCGAGCACTGACGCGGCGAGGATCCCCACCTTGGCATGGTCGTCATGCAGGCTGCCGTGGCCAAAGCTGAGCTCGGCCACCAGCAGGGAAACCGTGAACCCGATGCCGGCCAGGAGCGCTACGCCGAAGACGTCGATCCACTTGAAGGAGCTGTCTAGGGTGGCCCTGGTCGCTTTCGTCAGGGCCCAGGTGGTGCCCAGGATGCCGACCGGCTTGCCAAGCACCAGGCCCACGATGATGCCCAGGGCCACCGGGTCAGCGAGAGCTGAACCGAGGCCTTCCCAGCCACCCACGGCCACGCCGGCGGAGAAGAACGCGAAGATGGGCACCGCAATGCCTGCGGAGATGGGCCGGAACCTGTGCTCAAAGATTTCGGCCAGTCCGGGACCGGCTCCGGGACCCCCGGCAGCCTGCGAGCGAATCACGGGGACGGCAAAGCCCAGCAGCACACCGGCCACCGTGGCGTGGATGCCGGAGGCGTGGACAAGTGCCCAGGTGACAATCCCGATGGGCAGCAGAATGACCCAGGCTGCCGGGGCTTTCAGGCCAAAGAAGTAACGGAATTTGTGGGCAAGGAAAGCGTAGAGCGCCAGCGGAATGAGGGCCAGCACCAGCGGCGTGACGTCCAGGTCACTGGTATAGAAGAACGCGATGATGCTAATGGCGATGAGGTCATCCACCACAGCCAGCGTCAGCAGGAAGATACGCAGGGCGCTGGGCAGGTGGGAACCGATGATCGCCAGGACTGCCACGGCAAAGGCGATGTCCGTGGCGGTGGGGATGGCCCAACCGCGCAGGGTCTCCGGGCTGGTGAGGTTGATGATCACGTAGAACAGCGCCGGAACAACCAC
The window above is part of the Pseudarthrobacter sp. NS4 genome. Proteins encoded here:
- a CDS encoding GlsB/YeaQ/YmgE family stress response membrane protein, whose translation is MIGFIVAGLIIGALARLIKPGKQNLGLLATLLLGLAGSVIGGVVASLLGTGDIFELNFLGFIVAVIAAVLLVGTAEAIAGRRKSVRR
- the nhaA gene encoding Na+/H+ antiporter NhaA, with the protein product MNSTPPSTPPPAAPRGTVFARGSYSEALRIGEILRKETVGGALLVIAAVIALVWANSPASDSYFALRDFKMGYEPWHLELSLGAWAADGLLAIFFFLVGLELKREFVAGDLRQISKSIVPVAAAAGGVVVPALFYVIINLTSPETLRGWAIPTATDIAFAVAVLAIIGSHLPSALRIFLLTLAVVDDLIAISIIAFFYTSDLDVTPLVLALIPLALYAFLAHKFRYFFGLKAPAAWVILLPIGIVTWALVHASGIHATVAGVLLGFAVPVIRSQAAGGPGAGPGLAEIFEHRFRPISAGIAVPIFAFFSAGVAVGGWEGLGSALADPVALGIIVGLVLGKPVGILGTTWALTKATRATLDSSFKWIDVFGVALLAGIGFTVSLLVAELSFGHGSLHDDHAKVGILAASVLAAVLATVVLRTRNRQYREAEELEKIDADQDGIPDVYQDRS